GGCTTCAGCGCAAGAAAGGTATACCGCCCTCCCTTCCCGCTTTCCAGCACAAAAGCTTCGGCTCCCGCTTGCTCCCATGCCTTGCGCCAAGTAGGGAGGCGATCTTGCGGCAGATCATACCGCTCCACCTGCGGCAGCACGGAGCAGCCTTCCGCCGCCCACTTCAGCCAATCGTCCGCCGTTGTTAACCGCACGCCCGATCCCCCTTCCGTCCGTTACCTGTTAATTGAACCTAAGTATACCCAATCTGCCGAATGAAAAAAAGCCCCCAGCTTTCGCTGGGGACTTGAACGTTTCTCGCAACGAACCGATCAGTCTTCGAATTGGTACAGCGGCGTGCTGAGGTATCTTTCGCCGTTGCTTGGCACTACCGCTACGACGCGCTTGCCGGCGCCAAGCTCCTTGGCAACCTTTAGTGCTGCGAAGATAGCCGCACCGGAGGAAATGCCGCCGAGAATGCCTTCTTCTTTCGCCACGCGGCGGGACGTTTCGAACGCGTCATCGTTCTCAACCGGAATAACGCCGTCATAGATGTTCGTGTTCAGGATGTCCGGCACGAAACCTGCGCCGATACCTTGGATTTTATGCGGACCTGGCTTGCCGCCGGACAATACCGGGGAAGCGGCAGGTTCCACTGCATATATTTTGACGTTCGGGAAGTTTTCTTTCAAAACGCTGCCGGCGCCTGTGATCGTACCGCCCGTGCCGATGCCGGCAATAAACGCGTCCAGCTTGCCGTCATGCGACTTGATCGCTTCGACGATCTCCGGTCCGGTCGTTTCGCGGTGGATTTTCACGTTTGCCTGGTTTTTGAACTGCTGCGGCATGAAGTAGTTCGGATTTTCCGCCTGAAGCTCTTCCGCACGTTTGATGGCGCCTTTCATGCCTTCCGCTCCCGGAGTGAGCACCAGTTGGGCACCGTAAGCGCGAAGCAGGTTGCGGCGTTCCATACTCATCGTTTCCGGCATAACCAGAATCGCCTTGTAGCCTTTCGCGGCCGCCACCATTGCGAGACCGATCCCCGTGTTGCCGCTCGTCGGCTCAATAATCGTATCGCCCGGCTTCAGCTTGCCTTCCTGCTCGGCGACTTCGATCATGCTGATGGCGATCCGGTCTTTAACGCTGGCGCCCGGGTTTTGATACTCCAGCTTGACATAAATTTCCGCGCTGCCTTCCGGTACGACCCGGTTCAAACGCACGAGCGGCGTGTCGCCGATCAACTGGGTGATGCTTTGCACTAACTTAGCCATGAATACTCCTCCTATGAACGATATTGTAATATTTCCGAGTAAAATGCTAGGTATTATTCTATATTCATATTAACAACTGCCGTCATAGGTTGTCAATTCATTTTTTCGAGAAAAGCCTTACTGTGCCAGCTCAGGATCGACAATCTTCACATTCCATCGCTCCCTGAGCTTTTTCGTAAACTCCGGCAGCGGGGTCGCTTCGTGCAAGGCGAGTTCTTTGCGGACCCGTTCCCGAACGGCATCCGCCTGCTCCTTGCTTTGCTCCTTCCGGTCCTGCAGCCTGACGATGACGTATTTGCCGTTCAGTTCAAAAGGAGCGCTGATCTCGCCTTTTTTCAGTGCCTTCGCCGCCTTAAGCACGGAGGGTTCCACGAAAGGATCGGTTTCTTCTATCCAGCCCAAGTCCCCTCCGCTGCTCCGCGTCGCATCGTCCAGCGACCGGTCTTTGGCCAGCTGCGCGA
The window above is part of the Paenibacillus hamazuiensis genome. Proteins encoded here:
- the cysK gene encoding cysteine synthase A → MAKLVQSITQLIGDTPLVRLNRVVPEGSAEIYVKLEYQNPGASVKDRIAISMIEVAEQEGKLKPGDTIIEPTSGNTGIGLAMVAAAKGYKAILVMPETMSMERRNLLRAYGAQLVLTPGAEGMKGAIKRAEELQAENPNYFMPQQFKNQANVKIHRETTGPEIVEAIKSHDGKLDAFIAGIGTGGTITGAGSVLKENFPNVKIYAVEPAASPVLSGGKPGPHKIQGIGAGFVPDILNTNIYDGVIPVENDDAFETSRRVAKEEGILGGISSGAAIFAALKVAKELGAGKRVVAVVPSNGERYLSTPLYQFED